In a single window of the Anaerotruncus rubiinfantis genome:
- a CDS encoding MBL fold metallo-hydrolase translates to MYELVRLTERTFYIDCPAKMGIYLLDDAGALLIDSGNDKEAGKKVLKLLDANGWKLTAILNTHSNADHIGGNRLLQDRLGVPAYTAGMEAAFTKYPVLEPSFLYGGYPCKALRNKFLMAQPSDAREIGEWKLPDGMEILPLPGHFFAMFGIKTPDGVWFLADCLSGENILEKYHLAFLYDVKAYLDTLDKVETLEGDCFVPAHAPVVTDIRPLCEANRRKVHENIDMLLAICREPLCFEEILKRVFDHYALTMDFNQYVLVGSTVRSYLSYLCDEQNLETQFTENRLLWRAVR, encoded by the coding sequence ATGTACGAGCTGGTCAGGCTGACAGAACGAACCTTTTATATCGACTGCCCGGCAAAGATGGGGATTTATCTTCTGGATGATGCTGGCGCGCTGCTCATTGACAGCGGAAATGACAAGGAAGCGGGCAAAAAGGTGCTCAAGCTTCTCGATGCAAACGGCTGGAAACTTACAGCGATCCTCAATACCCATTCAAACGCCGACCATATCGGCGGGAACCGGCTGCTGCAGGACCGGCTCGGCGTGCCGGCCTATACCGCCGGGATGGAAGCCGCTTTCACAAAGTACCCGGTTTTGGAACCGTCTTTCCTCTACGGCGGCTATCCCTGCAAGGCGCTCCGCAACAAATTTCTGATGGCGCAGCCGAGCGATGCGCGCGAGATCGGAGAATGGAAACTTCCGGACGGGATGGAAATCCTGCCGCTGCCGGGGCATTTCTTTGCGATGTTCGGGATAAAGACGCCGGACGGCGTGTGGTTTCTGGCCGACTGCCTCTCCGGAGAGAACATCCTCGAAAAATATCACCTGGCCTTCCTCTACGATGTAAAAGCCTATCTGGATACGCTCGATAAGGTTGAAACACTGGAAGGAGACTGTTTTGTCCCGGCGCATGCGCCTGTGGTTACGGATATCCGTCCGCTGTGCGAAGCAAACCGCCGCAAGGTGCACGAAAATATAGATATGCTGCTTGCTATCTGCCGTGAACCGCTTTGCTTTGAGGAAATTCTCAAACGTGTATTTGACCACTATGCGCTCACGATGGATTTTAATCAATATGTCCTGGTTGGAAGCACGGTGCGTTCCTACCTTTCGTACCTTTGCGACGAACAGAACCTTGAAACGCAGTTTACAGAGAACCGCCTTCTCTGGCGCGCTGTGCGGTAA
- a CDS encoding precorrin-8X methylmutase: protein MKVELQNILPADIERRSMEMIGEELAARGVMLSPEREAVVKRVIHTTADFDYAENLTFSPSAVETARAALRAGASVVTDTQMAKAGINKKSLARFGGAVHCFMSDADVAAAAKQNGTTRAVASMEKACALTGPLIFAIGNAPTALIRLYELIGEGRLHPELVIGVPVGFVNVVESKELILGTGTPHIVARGRKGGSNVAAAIVNALLYGIE from the coding sequence ATGAAAGTGGAGCTGCAAAACATACTGCCCGCCGATATTGAGCGGCGCAGCATGGAAATGATCGGGGAGGAGCTTGCAGCGCGGGGCGTCATGCTCAGCCCGGAGCGGGAAGCGGTCGTCAAACGGGTGATCCATACGACCGCCGACTTCGATTATGCCGAAAATCTCACCTTCTCGCCCAGTGCGGTGGAAACTGCGCGCGCTGCGCTGCGCGCTGGCGCGTCGGTCGTAACCGATACCCAGATGGCAAAGGCCGGGATCAACAAAAAGAGCCTTGCGCGGTTCGGCGGCGCGGTGCACTGCTTTATGTCCGACGCGGACGTGGCCGCCGCCGCAAAGCAAAACGGGACAACCCGCGCGGTCGCGAGCATGGAGAAGGCCTGCGCGCTCACCGGTCCGCTCATTTTCGCAATCGGCAACGCGCCGACCGCCCTGATCAGGCTTTATGAGCTGATCGGGGAAGGAAGGCTTCATCCTGAGCTTGTGATCGGCGTGCCAGTCGGATTTGTCAACGTAGTGGAGAGCAAGGAACTGATCCTTGGAACCGGCACGCCGCATATCGTGGCGCGCGGGCGCAAAGGCGGCAGCAACGTAGCCGCCGCCATCGTGAACGCCCTGCTCTACGGGATCGAATAA
- a CDS encoding cob(I)yrinic acid a,c-diamide adenosyltransferase: MKGLIHIYCGDGKGKTTAAIGLAARAAGNGMKVAILQFLKGQETGELSSLALIPGITVIRGKASEKFTFQMDERELQQTYDLCTKNLLTALELLRAGQCDLLVLDEILGALSCELVDEDLLRSLIEQKPEQAELVLTGRNPPDWLLEKADYVTEMVKRKHPYDRGVPARRGIEL; this comes from the coding sequence ATGAAAGGCCTCATTCATATCTACTGCGGCGACGGCAAGGGGAAGACCACCGCTGCGATTGGACTTGCGGCGCGTGCCGCGGGGAACGGCATGAAAGTTGCAATTTTACAGTTTCTCAAAGGGCAGGAAACGGGCGAGCTTTCTTCGCTCGCGCTGATTCCGGGCATCACGGTCATCCGCGGCAAGGCGAGTGAAAAGTTCACTTTCCAGATGGATGAACGGGAATTGCAGCAGACCTACGACCTTTGCACCAAGAACCTGCTCACCGCCCTCGAGTTGCTGCGCGCGGGGCAGTGTGACCTGCTCGTCCTCGATGAGATCCTCGGCGCGCTTTCCTGTGAATTGGTCGACGAGGATCTGTTGCGAAGCCTCATCGAGCAAAAACCGGAGCAGGCCGAACTGGTTCTGACCGGGCGCAATCCACCCGACTGGCTGCTCGAAAAGGCGGATTACGTGACCGAGATGGTCAAACGTAAGCATCCATATGACCGCGGCGTCCCGGCGCGGCGCGGGATTGAATTGTGA
- a CDS encoding cobyric acid synthase produces the protein MAKAIMVQGTTSNAGKSFLAAALCRIFRQDGYTVAPFKSQNMALNSFITSEGLEMGRAQVMQAQAAGIEPSVLMNPILLKPSSDTGSQVIVNGEVIGNMSAREYFQMKHTLVPKIREAYETLAGQYDIIVLEGAGSPAEINLKQDDIVNMGMAKLAGAPVLLAGDIDRGGVFASLAGTLLLLEPDEREMVKGMVINKFRGDKTILEPGVEMIAQATGVPVVGVVPYLRLDLDDEDSLSERLDAPNTAGAVDIAVIRLPRLSNFTDFNPLSAIDGVSLRYVKRVGELRSPDLIILPGTKNTMEDLLWLRQSGLEAAILKHAAAGGAVLGVCGGYQMLGEALHDPHNVEHGGSLKGMGLLPVVTVFAPQKTRTQVVGSFAGRIGGILSGLSGVPVAGYEIHMGQTLSNEPLTKIRTTGGIPQVHADGAQQGNIYGTYLHGLFDKQEPAKALIVSLCKAKGIAWENIASADLDGRREEQYNLLAKGVRESLDMEKIYRILEEGI, from the coding sequence ATGGCTAAGGCGATTATGGTGCAGGGCACCACTTCAAACGCGGGAAAGAGCTTTCTTGCGGCGGCGCTCTGCCGCATCTTCCGGCAGGACGGCTACACCGTCGCGCCGTTTAAATCCCAGAATATGGCGCTCAATTCATTCATCACGTCCGAAGGGCTCGAGATGGGCCGCGCGCAGGTGATGCAGGCGCAGGCCGCCGGGATCGAGCCGTCGGTGCTGATGAATCCGATCCTCTTGAAACCATCGAGTGACACCGGCTCGCAGGTGATTGTGAACGGCGAAGTGATTGGCAACATGAGTGCGCGGGAATATTTTCAGATGAAACATACGCTCGTCCCAAAGATCCGGGAGGCATATGAAACACTCGCGGGGCAGTATGACATCATTGTGCTCGAAGGAGCGGGCAGCCCGGCGGAAATCAATCTAAAACAGGATGACATCGTCAACATGGGCATGGCGAAGTTGGCGGGGGCGCCGGTCCTGCTTGCCGGGGACATCGACCGGGGCGGCGTGTTCGCGTCGCTCGCTGGGACGCTGCTGCTGCTAGAGCCGGATGAGCGGGAGATGGTCAAGGGAATGGTCATCAACAAGTTCCGTGGGGATAAAACCATCCTGGAGCCGGGTGTTGAGATGATCGCACAGGCAACCGGCGTGCCGGTGGTCGGCGTGGTGCCGTACCTGCGTCTCGACCTAGATGATGAGGACAGCCTGTCCGAACGGCTGGACGCGCCAAATACGGCGGGCGCCGTGGACATCGCGGTGATCCGCCTGCCGCGGCTTTCCAATTTCACCGACTTCAATCCGCTTTCCGCGATCGACGGGGTTTCCCTGCGGTATGTCAAGCGCGTCGGGGAACTGCGCAGTCCGGATCTCATCATCCTGCCGGGTACCAAGAACACGATGGAGGACCTGCTCTGGCTGCGCCAGAGCGGGCTTGAGGCTGCGATCCTCAAACATGCCGCGGCCGGCGGCGCGGTGCTTGGCGTCTGCGGCGGCTACCAGATGCTTGGGGAGGCCCTGCACGATCCGCATAATGTGGAACACGGGGGAAGCCTCAAAGGGATGGGGCTTTTGCCGGTTGTAACCGTATTCGCGCCGCAGAAGACCCGTACCCAGGTGGTAGGCAGCTTTGCAGGCAGGATCGGCGGGATACTTTCCGGACTCTCAGGCGTGCCGGTGGCAGGGTACGAAATCCACATGGGCCAAACCCTGTCAAACGAGCCGCTCACCAAAATCCGCACGACCGGAGGCATCCCGCAAGTCCATGCGGACGGCGCGCAGCAGGGAAATATCTATGGTACTTATCTGCATGGCCTGTTTGATAAGCAGGAGCCGGCCAAAGCGCTGATCGTTTCGCTCTGCAAGGCGAAGGGGATTGCCTGGGAGAATATCGCGTCGGCCGATCTTGACGGGCGCCGCGAAGAGCAGTACAATCTGCTTGCAAAAGGCGTGCGGGAATCGCTCGACATGGAAAAAATTTATCGGATTCTGGAGGAAGGCATATGA
- the cobD gene encoding threonine-phosphate decarboxylase CobD — MTELIHGGDIYGHEKELLDFSANLSPLGLPESVRAALSSSIGSFAQYPDPLCRELTAALSKAEKVPPAWILCGNGAADLIFRTVQAVKPRRAVVTAPAFAEYERALRAAGCEVVFHPLSEKADFCLDETLLDTIGPSVDLLFLCNPNNPTGQTVERGLLLRILQRCQECGTRLLLDECFVPFLDDPEAFTLTGALGEFPNLLILKAFTKLYAMAGLRLGYLLCSDETLNESAAACGQPWNVSVPAQVAGVAALADTQYVKRTCALVKSERERMRARLGELGLTVIGSRANYLFFRYDGPADLRERLLEWDILIRSCENFQGLDRRYCRAAVKLPGQNDRLLEALKMILQREAAHG; from the coding sequence ATGACCGAACTTATCCACGGCGGGGACATCTACGGGCACGAAAAGGAATTGCTCGATTTCTCCGCGAACCTGAGCCCGCTCGGCCTGCCGGAAAGTGTACGGGCGGCGCTTTCCAGCTCGATTGGCAGTTTCGCGCAGTATCCGGACCCGCTTTGCCGCGAACTGACAGCGGCGCTCTCGAAGGCGGAGAAAGTTCCGCCCGCGTGGATTCTCTGCGGCAATGGCGCGGCAGATCTCATTTTCCGGACGGTGCAGGCGGTGAAGCCCCGACGGGCTGTTGTAACAGCGCCGGCTTTCGCGGAGTACGAGCGCGCTTTGCGCGCCGCCGGCTGTGAGGTGGTGTTTCATCCTCTTTCCGAAAAGGCCGATTTTTGCCTGGACGAAACACTGCTGGACACGATCGGACCGTCGGTGGATCTGCTGTTTCTCTGCAATCCAAACAACCCGACTGGCCAGACAGTGGAGCGGGGGCTGCTCCTGCGTATCCTGCAAAGATGCCAGGAATGTGGGACGCGGCTCCTGCTGGATGAGTGTTTTGTCCCGTTTTTGGATGATCCAGAGGCCTTTACACTGACCGGCGCACTCGGAGAATTTCCGAATCTTCTGATCCTGAAGGCCTTCACGAAGCTTTATGCGATGGCCGGACTGCGGCTCGGATACCTGCTCTGCTCGGACGAAACGCTGAATGAAAGTGCTGCTGCCTGCGGGCAGCCGTGGAACGTGTCGGTCCCGGCGCAGGTTGCGGGCGTGGCCGCGCTCGCGGATACACAATATGTAAAACGCACGTGCGCGCTGGTAAAATCCGAACGGGAGCGGATGCGCGCCCGGCTGGGCGAACTGGGCCTTACGGTCATCGGTTCGCGCGCGAATTACCTGTTTTTTCGATACGACGGGCCGGCCGACCTCAGAGAAAGGCTGCTCGAATGGGATATCCTGATCCGTTCCTGTGAAAATTTCCAAGGTCTCGACCGGCGCTACTGCCGTGCGGCGGTAAAACTGCCGGGGCAGAATGACCGGCTTCTGGAAGCCCTGAAAATGATCCTGCAAAGGGAGGCTGCGCATGGCTAA
- the cbiB gene encoding adenosylcobinamide-phosphate synthase CbiB, translating to MFYAVSVIALGFLLDLLFGDPHWLPHPVRLIGWLIEKLEKLLRAVFPKTKTGERIGGTLLVVLVVMVSGAASWGLLYLAREFGGKPAAFLLEAFMCYQLLAVHALYAESMNVRRALQKADLAAARQAVSMIVGRDTERLSPIQVTKAAIETVAENTSDGVVAPLFFLMLGGAPLGFCYKAVNTLDSMIGYKNEEYRYFGTFAARLDDAANFFPARISALLMIVAAAFLGLDSPGAARIWMRDRQKHASPNSAQTEAACAGALGVQLAGSARYGGVXYRYFGTFAARLDDAANFFPARISALLMIVAAAFLGLDSPGAARIWMRDRQKHASPNSAQTEAACAGALGVQLAGSARYGGVLHEKPTIGDDLRPPVADDIRKANWLMAGTSFLALVFFSICKVLFIFLF from the coding sequence ATGTTTTATGCAGTCTCGGTAATCGCGCTTGGCTTTCTGCTCGATCTGCTGTTCGGGGACCCGCACTGGCTGCCGCATCCGGTACGGCTGATTGGCTGGCTGATCGAAAAGCTTGAAAAGCTCCTCCGGGCAGTATTCCCAAAGACAAAAACCGGGGAACGCATCGGCGGAACGCTGCTGGTCGTGCTGGTCGTCATGGTTTCGGGCGCGGCGTCATGGGGGCTTCTATATCTGGCACGGGAATTTGGAGGAAAACCAGCCGCATTTCTGCTTGAGGCGTTCATGTGCTACCAGCTGCTCGCTGTGCATGCGCTTTATGCCGAGAGCATGAACGTACGCCGCGCGCTGCAGAAAGCGGATCTGGCGGCCGCGCGGCAGGCGGTTTCAATGATTGTCGGGAGGGACACCGAACGGCTTTCGCCTATTCAGGTGACAAAAGCCGCGATTGAAACGGTGGCGGAAAACACTTCGGACGGTGTGGTGGCGCCGCTTTTTTTCCTGATGCTCGGCGGCGCGCCGCTCGGATTCTGCTATAAGGCGGTCAATACGCTCGATTCGATGATCGGTTACAAAAATGAGGAATACCGGTATTTTGGAACCTTTGCGGCGCGGCTGGACGACGCGGCGAATTTTTTCCCCGCGCGTATTTCTGCGCTCCTGATGATCGTTGCCGCCGCGTTTTTGGGGCTTGACTCACCGGGCGCGGCAAGAATCTGGATGCGCGACCGGCAAAAGCATGCAAGCCCAAACAGCGCCCAGACCGAAGCGGCCTGCGCGGGCGCGCTCGGCGTTCAGCTCGCGGGCAGCGCGCGCTACGGCGGCGTCCNATACCGGTATTTTGGAACCTTTGCGGCGCGGCTGGACGACGCGGCGAATTTTTTCCCCGCGCGTATTTCTGCGCTCCTGATGATCGTTGCCGCCGCGTTTTTGGGGCTTGACTCACCGGGCGCGGCAAGAATCTGGATGCGCGACCGGCAAAAGCATGCAAGCCCAAACAGCGCCCAGACCGAAGCGGCCTGCGCGGGCGCGCTCGGCGTTCAGCTCGCGGGCAGCGCGCGCTACGGCGGCGTCCTGCATGAGAAGCCGACCATCGGGGACGATCTGCGTCCGCCGGTTGCGGATGATATCCGCAAAGCGAACTGGCTGATGGCGGGCACCTCATTTTTGGCGCTTGTTTTCTTTTCTATCTGTAAAGTATTATTCATATTCTTGTTTTAA
- a CDS encoding histidine phosphatase family protein, translating to MELFLIRHAQTQGNLERRYIGRTDEALSDAGIASFCNMAYPAAQAVYVSPMLRCRQTARILYPMEELHPVEDLRECDFGSIEGKTHRELEHQPEYRAWVAAGGAMSPPGGEEIGLFKERCCAAFARIVERAFADGLMSVAIVTHGGVIMAILERFARPKRMFYEWQIGNLEGFAVEAEKTRWETRKTVTVRQKIEAGGNFGCFMQSR from the coding sequence ATGGAACTTTTCCTGATCCGGCATGCGCAGACGCAGGGAAATCTCGAACGCCGTTATATCGGCCGCACCGACGAGGCGCTTTCCGATGCGGGAATCGCCTCCTTCTGCAATATGGCATATCCGGCCGCCCAGGCCGTGTATGTGAGCCCGATGCTGCGCTGCCGCCAGACGGCGCGGATTCTCTACCCGATGGAAGAACTTCATCCGGTGGAGGATCTGCGTGAATGCGATTTCGGCTCGATCGAAGGAAAGACCCACCGGGAGCTCGAACACCAGCCGGAATATCGCGCGTGGGTGGCGGCCGGCGGCGCGATGAGCCCGCCGGGCGGCGAAGAGATCGGCTTATTCAAAGAGCGGTGCTGTGCCGCTTTTGCGCGGATCGTGGAGCGCGCTTTTGCGGACGGCCTCATGAGTGTTGCGATTGTGACGCACGGAGGAGTCATCATGGCGATCCTGGAGCGGTTTGCGCGGCCTAAAAGGATGTTTTACGAGTGGCAGATCGGAAACCTTGAGGGTTTTGCCGTCGAAGCGGAAAAAACGCGCTGGGAAACGCGGAAAACCGTAACCGTCCGGCAGAAGATCGAAGCGGGAGGGAATTTTGGATGTTTTATGCAGTCTCGGTAA
- a CDS encoding bifunctional adenosylcobinamide kinase/adenosylcobinamide-phosphate guanylyltransferase, whose translation MKMLIGGHAQGKLSLARARTGFAIEEICNGESCPLDAVPCQPVVYRLHLLIRRLLIAGSDPLEWAERLFAENPDALIVTDEVGYGIVPADPFERAWREAVGRVCCLLAQRSERVERVVAGIPQLIKGEQ comes from the coding sequence ATGAAGATGCTGATTGGCGGGCACGCGCAGGGCAAGCTTTCGCTTGCGCGCGCGCGCACCGGCTTTGCGATAGAAGAAATCTGCAATGGGGAAAGCTGTCCGCTTGATGCGGTCCCATGCCAGCCGGTCGTGTACCGTTTGCATCTGCTGATACGGCGGCTCCTGATAGCTGGGAGCGATCCGCTCGAATGGGCCGAACGGCTCTTCGCGGAGAATCCGGATGCACTGATCGTGACCGACGAGGTTGGTTACGGGATCGTTCCGGCCGATCCGTTTGAGCGGGCCTGGCGGGAGGCTGTGGGGCGTGTGTGCTGTCTGCTCGCGCAAAGGAGCGAGCGGGTCGAGCGGGTCGTCGCGGGAATCCCGCAGCTCATCAAGGGGGAACAATGA